From the genome of Penaeus monodon isolate SGIC_2016 chromosome 16, NSTDA_Pmon_1, whole genome shotgun sequence, one region includes:
- the LOC119583031 gene encoding uncharacterized protein LOC119583031 encodes YAEEHTVGDVRSCICQAEGLPLEEVRLYAAGTLLDDDTFPLADLTVDTIDVNVGLKGGKVHGSLSRAGKVKGQTPVVEKKEKKKGKTGRAKRRAQYERRLFLASVNPSGRRRGPNAQGDNFFGAAITPNSMTHMAQHRIKLLTEHLVTIGIS; translated from the exons tatgccgaggAGCATACCGTAGGAGACGTCCGCTCCTGTATCTGCCAGGCCGAAGGGCTGCCCCTGGAGGAGGTGAGGCTGTACGCTGCGGGGACGCTCCTCGACGACGACACCTTCCCTCTCGCCGACCTGACCGTCGACACCATCGACGTCAACGTTGGCCTCAAGGGAGGGAAGGTCCACGGGTCCCTGTCGCGCGCCGGCAAGGTCAAGGGCCAGACCCCCgtggtggagaagaaggagaagaagaagggcaaGACCGGCCGCGCCAAGCGCAGGGCGCAGTACGAGCGCCGGCTGTTCCTCGCGAGCGTGAACCCTTCGGGCCGTAGGCGAGGCCCCAATGCTCAGGGAGACAACttttttggggccgcg ATTACCCCCAACAGTATGACTCACATGGCTCAGCATAGGATTAAATTGCTAACCGAGCACCTTGTCACCATAGGCATAAGTTAA